The genomic interval GCGTATTGGACCGGGCAAAAGAGCTGGGCATTCCTTCACATATCCTATCTCCTCGTATCTTTGGGAGCGAAACATCGTATGTCGATGCCGTCCTTGATCTGTTACACAAAGAAAACGTTGATTTGATTGCCCTTGCTGGTTACCTGTCTAAAGTCCCCTCCCGAATTATCGGGGCGTTCCGGGGGCGAATCTTGAATATCCACCCTGCTCTCCTGCCGCGCTTCGGCGGCAAAGGATTTTATGGAAGTCGTGTCCACAAAGCGGTCCTCGAAGCGAAGGAAGCTTTCAGCGGTGCAACCGTTCATTTTGTGGACGAAGAATATGATACAGGACCGATTCTGCTCCAGAAAAAGGTCCCTGTATATGCTGATGATACATCGGACTCTCTGGCTGCGCGCGTCCTGAGCGTTGAGCATCAGCTTTTTCCTGAAGCAATTCACCTGATCGCACAAGGGCGGGTCCAAATTCAGGGCCGGCGTGTCACGATCATTCCCCGCACTGATGACCATTAAACCTCTGAAGCTACCTATACCTGATCAGGTGCGCCCCCGCCGTGCCCTTTTATCGGTGTTCGACAAAAAGGGACTGGTCCCGTTTGCCAAAGGGCTCCAGAATCATGGAATACTGCTCGTATCTTCCGGGGGCACCGCCACTCACCTGCGTAAAGCCGGTCTGGATGTCACGGACGTTGCAGACATTACAAAAGCTCCGTCGATGCTTGGGGGACGTGTCAAGACCCTCCACCCAGCAATCCACGGAGGAATCCTTGCCAGGCAGAATGCAGAGACTGACATGGAGGATCTGGCGAAGCACGGGATTGAGCCCTTCGACCTTGTCGTCGTCAACCTGTACCCCTTCACGGAAGCTATCCAACGTCCCTATGTGGACGATGCTATTGCCGCAGAGAACATTGATATCGGAGGACCGGCCATGATCCGGGCCGCAGCAAAGAACTTTGTCCATGTTACGGTCGTCACGTCTCCGGATGAGTATCCGACCATCCTAGACTCTCTGGATGACACGGATGGACACCTTCGTCTTTTACTCCGGCGCCAGCTCGCACACTCTGCGTTCGCCAAAACAGCGGCATATGACCGTGCGATTGCCGCCTACTTTGAGGGGGCGCTTGATGAAGCTCTGCCATGTCAACTGGACCTGCAGCTTTCCCGCACCAGTGTACTACGCTATGGGGAAAACCCGCACCAGGAAGCAGCTTTCTACGGCAATTCGGAAGAGTTCTTTACCAAGCTTCACGGAAAAAGCCTCTCATATAATAACCTGATTGACCTTGATGCTGCACTCGCACTTATCCAAGAGTTTATGGATGAGGATCCAACGGTCGCAATCCTCAAGCATACCAACCCCTGTGGTGTATCCAGTGCAGACACACTCGTACAGGCCTGGGATCGGGCCTTTGCAACGGACCGGCAATCTCCATTTGGTGGCATCGTAGTCGTGAACCAAGCCTGTACTCTTGCACTCGCAAAAGCCATTGATCCTGTCTTCCTGGAATTGGTGATTGCTCCGTCGTTTGATGATGATGCGCTGGCATGGCTCCAGAAGAAAAAAAATCGCAGACTGATTCAATTCAAGCCCACACCCAACAGTACGTACCAGCTCCGCCGCGCATTGGGCGGCATCCTGTGCCAGACCACAGACCCATTGGCCGGAAATGACCCGCGAACAACGGTTACCGATCGTGCACCGACCGAATCTGAACTTCGGGATCTGATCTTTGCCTGGCGCGTGGCCAAGCATGTAAAGAGTAACGCCATCGTGTATGCGAAAGAACGGCAGACACTGGGGATTGGAGCCGGGCAGATGAGTCGGATTGATGCCTCCGAGATTGCCGTGTCCAAAGGAGCGAAGTCCGAGTTGAGCTTTGAAGGATGTGTGGTCGCTTCGGATGCGTTCTTCCCCTTCCCGGACGGATTGCTTGCAGCAGCGGACAGCGGTGCAATCGCAGCCGTTCAGCCAGGTGGCTCCATACGGGATGACGAAGTGATCGCAGCCGCAAATGAGCGCAAAATGGCGATGGTATTTACCGGGAAAAGACACTTCAGACACTAACCATAATAAACGTATCTTTCGAGGTACGCAATCCAACCAAGAACGGCCGATGGGCTTCTATAATTTTTATACCGATGTGGCGGTCGACCTAGGCACAGCCAACACCCTGGTCTATGTGAAAGGACAGGGAATCGTCCTCAGTGAAGCCAGTATTGTTGCATATGACCGAAGCACCGAGAAAGTGCTTGCCATTGGGAACGATGCATTAACCATGCATGAAAAAACGCACAAGAATATTGAGACCGTGCGTCCCCTGAAGGACGGCGTCATTGCGGATTTTGAGATGGCTGAACAACTGATCCGCGGCCTGACCAGAAAAGTGCAGACCGGATGGATCAAAACCATTCGCCAGATGGTGATCTGCATCCCCAGCGGAATTACGGAGGTCGAAAAACGTGCCGTCCGAGATAGTGCTCAGCATGTCGGTGCACGAAAAGTTTACCTGATCTCAGAACCAATGGCTGCCGCTATCGGCATCGGACTGACGGTGCATGAGCCAATCGGAAATATGATCGTGGATATCGGAGGGGGCACGACCGAAATTGCGGTGATCGCACTCGGTGGGATCGTGGTTGATCAATCCGTGCGCGTGGGAGGCAACGCCATTGATGCGGCGATCCTGTCCCACTTCAAACACTACCATAACCTGGTCATTGGGCAGCGGACTGCGGAGCGGATCAAGAAAGAAATTGGGAGCACCGTCGTGATGGAGCCGGAAATGGAATTGTACATCAAAGGACAGGATTCAAGCAGTGGCATGCCGAAGGTGCATTCCACGACCTCTCAGGAAGTACGCAACGCGATCTCACAAGTGATCGGCAATATCGTTTCGGCGGTGGTCCAATGCCTGGAAAAAACACCCCCTGAACTGGGATCCGATATTCTTGAACGGGGAATTATGCTCACCGGAGGGGGAGCACTCCTGCATGGAATGGACCAGTATATCCGCAACCGTGTAGACATCCCTGTCTATGTTGCTGAAGATCCTCTCACTGCTGTGGTGCGCGGAACCGGCAAAATTCTGGAAGATGTATCCCCGTACACCGATGTTCTGTTGTAATATTTGCTCCATAGCCGACCAAGGCTTCGCGTTGCGGCCTGACCACGCTATATGACCTCTTAATCATGCGACGGGATGATTGACCTTCTGCTCCGCCTACGTACATTCATCCTTCTATTCGTTCTGCTTGCTATTTCCTCCTTCGTCATGGCGAACGCGAATCGCCCACTCATGAGAGGTATTCGTGCACAGACCTTGAAAATTGTCGGAGCCGTTGAGTATCGGATCAGTTGGGCTGCGGAAATCCCACGCTCTCTACGTGAAAATCAGCAACTGCGAGATTCCAATCTACGTTTGACGAACGAACTCAATCGCTTACGGATTGCCGGGCGCGAGAATGAAGACCTGCGGGAGGCACTGGGATGGAAGCGCAACAGCGAATTTGAGATGCTTGCCGCTCGCATCATTGCACGTGAGCCCTACGGAGTCACCAATTTCTTTACCCTGGATGTAGGACATGCACAGGGAGTAGACATGGGTATGGCTGTGATCAGCCATATGGGAATACTGGGACGGATTGTTCAGGTCAGCCGGGACTACAGTGAGGTCATGCCCTACCTGCATTCACAGTTTAATGTCCCCGTCATGATTGACACCCTCGGTGCCGTTGGCATCGTTTCGGGTCAGACCAGTACCCCGGACTCGTTGATCCTCAGTAATATTGTGAAGACACAAAATGTCCAGATCGGCCAGCGCGTGGTCACACATGACGCCAGTGAGGTCTTCCCACCAAATATTCCTGTCGGCACAATTACCGCCTATCGGGCGCAGCAGGGAAGTAATTTCTGGGAGATTCGCATTCAACCTGCCGCCCCCCTGCATACCTCCCACTTCGCATTTGTTGTCCTTCGTCACTCAGGCCAACTCCAAACCGAAACCACGGCCGAATAATCTATGAAGTGTATGC from Rhodothermaceae bacterium carries:
- a CDS encoding phosphoribosylglycinamide formyltransferase translates to MGLRVAVFASGGGSNFQALVERARRYRVVLLVCNRPQAGVLDRAKELGIPSHILSPRIFGSETSYVDAVLDLLHKENVDLIALAGYLSKVPSRIIGAFRGRILNIHPALLPRFGGKGFYGSRVHKAVLEAKEAFSGATVHFVDEEYDTGPILLQKKVPVYADDTSDSLAARVLSVEHQLFPEAIHLIAQGRVQIQGRRVTIIPRTDDH
- the purH gene encoding bifunctional phosphoribosylaminoimidazolecarboxamide formyltransferase/IMP cyclohydrolase, with the protein product MTIKPLKLPIPDQVRPRRALLSVFDKKGLVPFAKGLQNHGILLVSSGGTATHLRKAGLDVTDVADITKAPSMLGGRVKTLHPAIHGGILARQNAETDMEDLAKHGIEPFDLVVVNLYPFTEAIQRPYVDDAIAAENIDIGGPAMIRAAAKNFVHVTVVTSPDEYPTILDSLDDTDGHLRLLLRRQLAHSAFAKTAAYDRAIAAYFEGALDEALPCQLDLQLSRTSVLRYGENPHQEAAFYGNSEEFFTKLHGKSLSYNNLIDLDAALALIQEFMDEDPTVAILKHTNPCGVSSADTLVQAWDRAFATDRQSPFGGIVVVNQACTLALAKAIDPVFLELVIAPSFDDDALAWLQKKKNRRLIQFKPTPNSTYQLRRALGGILCQTTDPLAGNDPRTTVTDRAPTESELRDLIFAWRVAKHVKSNAIVYAKERQTLGIGAGQMSRIDASEIAVSKGAKSELSFEGCVVASDAFFPFPDGLLAAADSGAIAAVQPGGSIRDDEVIAAANERKMAMVFTGKRHFRH
- a CDS encoding rod shape-determining protein, yielding MGFYNFYTDVAVDLGTANTLVYVKGQGIVLSEASIVAYDRSTEKVLAIGNDALTMHEKTHKNIETVRPLKDGVIADFEMAEQLIRGLTRKVQTGWIKTIRQMVICIPSGITEVEKRAVRDSAQHVGARKVYLISEPMAAAIGIGLTVHEPIGNMIVDIGGGTTEIAVIALGGIVVDQSVRVGGNAIDAAILSHFKHYHNLVIGQRTAERIKKEIGSTVVMEPEMELYIKGQDSSSGMPKVHSTTSQEVRNAISQVIGNIVSAVVQCLEKTPPELGSDILERGIMLTGGGALLHGMDQYIRNRVDIPVYVAEDPLTAVVRGTGKILEDVSPYTDVLL
- a CDS encoding rod shape-determining protein MreC; its protein translation is MIDLLLRLRTFILLFVLLAISSFVMANANRPLMRGIRAQTLKIVGAVEYRISWAAEIPRSLRENQQLRDSNLRLTNELNRLRIAGRENEDLREALGWKRNSEFEMLAARIIAREPYGVTNFFTLDVGHAQGVDMGMAVISHMGILGRIVQVSRDYSEVMPYLHSQFNVPVMIDTLGAVGIVSGQTSTPDSLILSNIVKTQNVQIGQRVVTHDASEVFPPNIPVGTITAYRAQQGSNFWEIRIQPAAPLHTSHFAFVVLRHSGQLQTETTAE